The following are encoded in a window of Catharus ustulatus isolate bCatUst1 chromosome Z unlocalized genomic scaffold, bCatUst1.pri.v2 scaffold_29_arrow_ctg1, whole genome shotgun sequence genomic DNA:
- the LOC117011265 gene encoding 39S ribosomal protein L50, mitochondrial-like, which yields MAARALRVAARRRPGLGPAGLRAFWGGPSRKEDRVVEADQAAPEKEERSEPSLICPPPRSRSYFPPEDLQSCLESHVREVFGPSLPEDWQQTPLQENRLKHRLLARLAAELGHAVPNSQLHQMRCAGDVLGFYRTPVKDGSKIDELAAAELPPNLKIIWQQ from the exons ATGGCGGCGCGGGCGTTGCGGGTGGCGGCGCGGCGGAGGCCGGGGCTCGGCCCCGCGGGGCTCAGGGCGTTCTGGGGCGGCCCCAG CAGGAAGGAGGACAGAGTTGTGGAAGCAGACCAAGCAGCTCCtgagaaggaggagaggagcgAGCCCAGCCTGATCTGCCCCCCGCCACGCAGCCGGAGTTACTTCCCTCCCGaggacctgcagagctgcctcgAGTCCCACGTCAGGGAGGTCTTTGGGCCCTCTCTTCCTGAGGACTGGCAGCAGACTCCCCTGCAGGAGAACAGGCTGAAACATCGCCTGCTGGCCCggctggcagctgagctgggacacgCTGTTCCCAACTCCCAGCTGCACCAGATGCGCTGTGCCGGGGATGTGCTGGGTTTCTATCGCACCCCTGTGAAGGATGGGAGCAAGATCGATGAActtgcagctgcagagctgcccccaaaCCTGAAAATAATCTGGCAGCAGTGA
- the RIOK2 gene encoding serine/threonine-protein kinase RIO2: MRELRSFSSASISSFSSFSWSFSRSRSSATAAMGKLNVVMLRYLSREQFRVLTAVEMGMKNHEIVPASLIASIASLKHGGCNKILRELAKHKLLAYERTKTVQGYRLTNAGYDYLALKTLSSRQVISSVGNQMGVGKESDIYIVANEEEQQFALKLHRLGRTSFRNLKNKRDYHKHRHKMSWLYLSRIAAMKEFAYMKALHDREFPVPKPIDYNRHAVVMELVDGYPLCQVHQIEDPAALYSELMDLIVKLANHGLIHGDFNEFNLILDNNDHATLIDFPQMMSTSHPNAEWYFNRDVNCIKEFFKKRFNYESELFPTFKDIRRECSLDKEIAASGYAKEMQEDDELLYPAGSDEDDNTEDAERELNFFSKNEENSEDFTCEVDDFSGSRASDATSSSEEEADAAESSENTQGLNMAELSSVLEKAVGPTVPWKSIEDAESSAITSFKGKRLTENAAELEGQAGQGECCEGKENEDECPELVNSSALNEEFSHYSNEECIVPIAGHRTRTKSITSVRSGGSCSTIPPELVKQKIKRQLTKQQKSALRQRLQKGEANIYTKQRRENMHNIKSSLDAASFWG; encoded by the exons ATGCGCGAACTGCGCTCCTTCTCCTCAGCCTCCATATCTTCCTTCTCATCCTTTTCTTGGTCTTTTTCCCGTTCCCGCTCCTCTGCCACCGCGGCCATGGGGAAGCTGAACGTGGTGATGCTGCGGTACCTGTCCCGGGAGCAGTTCAGGGTGCTGACCGCG GTAGAAATGGGCATGAAGAACCATGAAATAGTTCCTGCTAGCTTAATTGCTTCCATTGCCAGCCTTAAACATGGTGGCTGTAATAAAATTTTGAGAGAACTGGCGAAGCACAAACTTCTGGCTTACGAACGAACAAAAA CTGTCCAGGGTTATCGGTTAACTAATGCAGGATATGATTACCTGGCTCTGAAAACTCTCTCTTCCCGACAAGTCATCAGTTCTGTGGGAAACCAGATGGGTGTTGGCAAAGAATCAG ATATTTATATTGTTGCCAATGAAGAGGAGCAACAGTTTGCACTGAAATTGCACAGGCTGGGGAGAACCTCCTTCCGTAACCTGAAAAACAAACGTGACTACCACAAGCACAGGCACAAGATGTCCTGGCTGTACTTGTCCCGGATAGCAGCAATGAAGGAGTTTGCCTACATGAAG GCTTTGCATGACCGAGAATTTCCTGTTCCAAAGCCCATAGACTACAACAGGCATGCAGTTGTTATGGAGCTTGTTGATGGATATCCTTT GTGCCAGGTGCACCAAATAGAAGATCCTGCTGCTCTCTACAGTGAATTAATGGACCTGATTGTAAAACTTGCCAATCACGGTCTGATCCATGGGGATTTCAATGAGTTTAATCTCATCTTGGATAATAACGACCATGCTACTCTGATTGATTTCCCTCAGATGATGTCGACATCACATCCAAATGCTGAATG GTATTTTAACAGAGATGTTAACTGTATTAAAGAGTTCTTCAAGAAACGCTTCAACTATGAGAGTGAGCTCTTCCCAACCTTCAAAGACATCAG GAGAGAGTGTTCTCTTGATAAAGAGATCGCTGCCAGTGGCTATGCAAAGGAGATGCAGGAAGATGATGAACTGCTTTACCCCGCGGGTTCTGACGAGGATGACAATACAGAGGATGCTGAGAGGGAGCTCAACTTCTTcagcaaaaatgaagaaaacagtgAAGACTTCACGTGTGAAGTGGATGATTTCTCTGGAAGCAGAGCCTCTGATGCCACgagcagcagtgaggaagaGGCTGATGCAgctgaaagcagtgaaaatacACAAGGACTGAATATGGCAGAATTGAGTTCAGTCTTGGAAAAAGCTGTAGGGCCAACTGTGCCTTGGAAGTCCATTGAAGATGCAGAGAGTTCTGCAATTACTTCTTTTAAGGGCAAAAGATTAactgaaaatgctgctgaacTAGAAGGTCAGGCAGGTCAAGGAGAGTGTTGTGAGGGTAAGGAGAATGAAGATGAATGCCCTGAGCTGGTCAACTCATCAGCTTTAAACGAGGAATTCAGTCATTACAG TAATGAAGAGTGTATTGTTCCCATTGCTGGGCACAGAACAAGGACTAAGAGCATCACATCAGTCAGAAGTGGTGGGAGCTGTTCAACCATTCCTCCg GAGCTGGTGAAACAGAAGATCAAGCGTCAGCTGACCAAGCAGCAAAAGTCTGCTCTGAGACAACGGTTGCAAAAAGGAGAGGCAAATATTTACACCAAACAACGTCGAGAAAATATGCACAACATTAAGTCAAGCTTGGATGCAGCCAGTTTCTGGGGATAA
- the LOC117011208 gene encoding post-GPI attachment to proteins factor 4-like, with protein sequence MGYLTISGAGLGQPVQCIHLLTLTVVTFGVLAPLVCHQLLHSYFYLRRWHLNPMSQEFLEQNQQEGQDALHHFEKMQMPNTSDASGSDSFQPLLLIAIITVQRRNDFHYVLQVASHFHRLLQKCGTHCQRHRMLLCNVESDPSSHQDVRLLSSLFPVVSRDRTAENPDPSLNQFEKEKQDYVFRLEQSLLVYSPQFILLVEDDAVPEKEIFSVLQHLISARFSKPYLRDTLYFKMYHPERLQHYFNPEPMRILEWLGLGMFLGPVLAGTYCRAVGRAGPSWSLVAFFALYSMALAELVGRHYGLELRRLHPALYNVVPASECCTPAMLFPAASARRASGYLRGLRCRQGFAKDTTLYSLLRAKGENAFVLEPNLVRHVGMYSSLRLKSNPKLL encoded by the exons ATGGGCTACCTCACTATATCAGGTGCTGG gCTTGGACAACCTGTGCAG TGCATCCATCTCCTCACCCTGACGGTGGTGACTTTTGGTGTGCTGGCACCTTTGGtctgccaccagctcctgcactcTTACTTCTACCTGCGGCGCTGGCACCTAAACCCCATGAGCCAAGAGTTCCTGGAGCAGAACCAGCAGGAGGGCCAGGATGCCCTCCATCACTTTGAGAAGATGCAGATGCCAAACACCTCCGATGCCTCTGGCAGTGACTCCTTCCAGCCCTTGCTGCTGATCGCCATTATCACTGTGCAGAGGCGGAATGATTTCCACTACGTTTTGCAAGTGGCCTCCCACTTCCACCGCCTCCTCCAGAAGTGTGGGACGCATTGCCAGAGGCATCGCATGCTCCTCTGTAACGTGGAGTCAGACCCCAGCAGCCATCAGGACGtcaggctgctgagcagcctcTTTCCTGTGGTCAGTCGTGACAGAACTGCAGAGAATCCTGACCCCAGCCTGAACCAGTTCGAGAAGGAGAAACAGGACTATGTCTTCCGCCTCGAGCAGTCACTGCTGGTGTACAGCCCACAGTTCATCCTCCTCGTGGAAGATGATGCCGTGCCAGAGAAGGAGATATTTTCTGTCTTGCAGCACCTGATCTCGGCACGGTTCTCCAAGCCCTACCTCAGAGACACTCTCTACTTCAAGATGTACCATCCCGAGAGGCTCCAGCACTACTTCAACCCCGAGCCCATGAGGATCCTGGAGTGGCTGGGCCTGGGCATGTTCCTGGGGCCGGTGCTGGCTGGCACGTACTGCCGGGCCGTGGGGCGGGCGGGCCCCAGCTGGTCCCTTGTGGCATTCTTCGCCCTGTACAGCAtggccctggcagagctggtggggcGGCACTACGGGCTGGAGCTGCGCCGCCTGCACCCTGCGCTCTACAATGTTGTGCCGGCCAGCGAGTGCTGCACCCCTGCCATGCTGTTCCCTGCCGCCTCTGCCCGCCGGGCCTCGGGATACCTGCGAGGGCTGCGCTGCCGCCAGGGCTTTGCCAAGGACACCACTCTCTACTCACTGCTGCGCGCCAAGGGCGAGAACGCCTTCGTGCTGGAGCCCAACCTGGTGCGGCACGTGGGCATGTACTCCAGCCTCCGACTGAAGAGCAACCCGAaactgctgtga
- the LOC117011207 gene encoding ketosamine-3-kinase-like: MELGNGPEHHERLRELGRGLNLERRRLRRDLVALTGRGRARRMFLGGIASLEAILKTQTVRVPKPIKVVELPASNTVLVMEHLKMKSLNSTAGTQLADLHLHNQQLRAKMKKEGSIVGEGQGQMELPFVDQFGFPTVTCCGYLPQVNNWQSDWVSFFARQRIQSQMDLIKRNSGDREARELWTQLKLKIHSVFCGVEIVPSLLHGDLWGGNVAEDDSGPILFDPASFYSHSEYDLAIAGMFGGFSSSFYYAYHRKIPRAVGFEKCLKLYQLFHCMNHWNHFGSGYQNISINIMRNLVK; this comes from the exons atggagctggggaacgGTCCGGAGCATCACgagcggctgagggagctgggaagggggcTCAACCTGGAGAGAAGGAGACTCAGGAGGGACCTTGTGGCCCTGACAGGaaggggcagg GCCAGAAGAATGTTTCTGGGAGGAATAGCAAGTTTGGAAGCCATCCTGAAAACGCAGACAGTAAGAGTGCCTAAACCCATCAAGGTTGTGGAACTACCTGCGAGCAATACTGTGCTGGTGATGGaacatttgaaaatgaagagCTTAAACAG TACTGCTGGAACTCAGCTGGCTGATCTTCACCTTCATAACCAGCAACTTAGAGCGAAGATGAAGAAAGAAGGGAGCATAGTTG GTGAAGGACAAGGGCAAATGGAACTCCCATTCGTGGATCAGTTTGGCTTTCCTACTGTTACCTGCTGTGGTTATCTTCCACAG GTGAATAACTGGCAGAGTGACTGGGTGAGTTTCTTTGCCAGACAAAGGATCCAGTCCCAGATGGACCTGATCAAAAGGAACTCAGGAGACAGGGAAGCAAGGGAACTTTGGACACAGCTTAAG ctgaAGATACACAGTGTTTTCTGTGGTGTAGAAATCGTTCCTTCTCTCCTGCATGGGGATCTCTGGGGAGGAAATGTAGCTGAGGATGATTCTGGTCCAATTCTCTTCGATCCAGCTTCTTTCTATAGCCATTCAGAGTATGATCTTGCAATAGCTGGGATGTTTGGTGGCTTCAGCAGTTCTTTTTATTATGCTTATCACCGTAAAATCCCCAGAGCTGTAGGGTTTGAGAAATGCCTGAAGCTTTATCAGCTTTTCCACTGCATGAACCACTGGAACCATTTTGGTTCAGGGTACCAAAACATCTCTATAAACATTATGAGAAACCTTGTAAAGTAA